The following coding sequences are from one Ramlibacter henchirensis window:
- a CDS encoding ABC transporter ATP-binding protein, whose product MHVELTRLSVRYGGQARPAVDDVSFGLPAGAIGVLIGPSGCGKTTLLRAVAGLERASAGEVRISDQVVESPQVHVPAESRRVGMVFQDYALFPHLDVGRNVGFGLNQLPRGERRDRIAEVLSLVGLAGSEQRMPHELSGGQQQRVALARALAPRPQLLLLDEPFSNLDVELRERLAHEIRGILKAAGATALFVTHDQLEAFAIGDTIGVMHQGRLHQWDDAYTLYHRPATRFVADFIGHGVFAPARLREVDGQVVVDTPLGALTDIAECPLPTAFDGGQCEVLLRADDIVHDDAAPVKAQIVRKAFRGSEFLYTLRLRTGETVMAHVPSHHDHKVGEWIGIRPEVDHVVTFERGAGAGAPPMP is encoded by the coding sequence ATGCATGTGGAGCTGACCCGTTTGAGCGTCCGCTACGGCGGCCAGGCGCGGCCCGCGGTCGACGACGTCTCGTTCGGCCTGCCGGCCGGGGCCATCGGCGTGCTGATCGGCCCCTCGGGCTGCGGCAAGACCACGCTGCTGCGCGCCGTCGCGGGCCTGGAGCGGGCCAGTGCGGGCGAGGTCCGGATCTCCGACCAGGTGGTGGAAAGCCCGCAGGTGCATGTGCCCGCGGAGAGCCGCCGCGTCGGGATGGTGTTCCAGGACTACGCGCTGTTCCCGCACCTCGACGTGGGCCGCAACGTGGGATTCGGGCTGAACCAGCTGCCGCGCGGCGAGCGCCGCGATCGGATCGCCGAAGTGCTGTCGCTGGTCGGCCTGGCCGGCAGCGAGCAGCGCATGCCGCATGAGCTCTCGGGCGGACAGCAGCAGCGCGTCGCCCTCGCACGCGCGCTGGCGCCGCGGCCGCAACTGCTGCTGCTGGACGAGCCCTTTTCCAACCTCGACGTCGAACTGCGCGAGCGCCTCGCCCACGAGATCCGCGGCATCCTCAAGGCCGCCGGCGCGACGGCTCTGTTCGTCACGCATGACCAGCTGGAAGCGTTCGCGATCGGCGACACCATCGGCGTGATGCACCAGGGCCGGCTGCACCAGTGGGACGACGCGTACACGCTGTACCACCGCCCTGCCACGCGCTTCGTCGCGGACTTCATCGGCCATGGCGTGTTCGCTCCGGCTCGGCTGCGGGAGGTGGACGGGCAGGTGGTGGTGGACACGCCGCTGGGCGCGCTGACCGACATCGCCGAATGCCCGCTGCCCACGGCTTTCGACGGCGGCCAATGCGAGGTGCTGCTGCGCGCCGACGACATCGTCCACGACGACGCGGCGCCGGTGAAGGCCCAGATCGTGCGCAAGGCCTTCCGCGGCTCGGAGTTCCTCTACACGCTGCGCCTTCGCACCGGCGAGACCGTGATGGCCCACGTGCCCAGCCACCACGACCACAAGGTCGGCGAGTGGATCGGCATCCGGCCGGAGGTGGACCATGTGGTCACCTTCGAGCGCGGCGCGGGCGCCGGCGCGCCGCCTATGCCCTAG
- a CDS encoding lysophospholipid acyltransferase family protein, with product MRGLRAVWHLARALLHALAGLATILFKFPRLSVEQQQAEVQAWAQRMLHVLGIGLQVRGAPPVRGPMLLVANHISWLDILVVHAARYCRFVSKADVKRWPLIGALATGAGTLYIERESRRDAMRVVHHMAESLQAGDILAVFPEGTTSDGVDLLPFHANLIQAAIAARAPAQPVALEFVESETGRNSISPCYIGDETLVTSLWRTLTGPAITAVVSFGEPQQAEGRERRAWAAELRNAVVELRRGGPHPSPLSERGGEKTRA from the coding sequence ATGCGCGGCTTGCGCGCTGTGTGGCATCTGGCGCGGGCCCTGCTGCATGCGCTGGCGGGGCTGGCCACCATCCTGTTCAAGTTCCCGCGGCTGTCGGTCGAGCAGCAGCAGGCGGAGGTGCAGGCCTGGGCGCAGCGCATGCTGCACGTGCTCGGCATCGGCCTGCAGGTGCGCGGCGCGCCGCCGGTGCGCGGGCCGATGCTGCTGGTGGCCAATCACATCTCCTGGCTCGACATCCTGGTGGTGCACGCGGCGCGGTACTGCCGATTCGTGTCGAAGGCGGACGTGAAGCGCTGGCCGTTGATCGGTGCGCTGGCCACCGGCGCGGGCACGCTCTACATCGAACGTGAATCACGCCGCGATGCGATGCGCGTCGTGCACCACATGGCCGAGAGCCTGCAGGCCGGCGACATCCTGGCGGTGTTCCCCGAAGGCACGACGAGCGACGGCGTGGACCTGCTGCCGTTCCATGCCAACCTGATCCAGGCCGCGATTGCCGCGCGCGCGCCGGCGCAGCCGGTCGCGCTGGAGTTCGTGGAGAGCGAGACGGGGCGCAACAGCATCTCGCCTTGCTACATCGGCGACGAGACGCTGGTGACGTCGCTGTGGCGCACGCTGACCGGGCCCGCGATCACCGCGGTGGTTTCGTTTGGCGAGCCGCAGCAGGCGGAAGGGCGCGAGAGGCGGGCGTGGGCCGCGGAGCTGCGCAATGCGGTCGTCGAGCTGCGCCGGGGAGGCCCTCACCCCAGCCCTCTCTCCGAGAGAGGGGGAGAAAAAACTAGGGCATAG
- a CDS encoding dihydroorotase, giving the protein MKILIKNGRVLDPGSNRDEIADVALAAGRVVSIGATPAGFNASRVIDANGCIVAPGLVDLAVRLREPGHEHEGMLESEMAAAVAGGVTSLVCPPDTDPVLDEPGLVEMLKMRAEKLHQARVFPLGALTRGLAGEVLTEMAELTEAGCVGFSQAEVGLANTQVMLRALQYAATYNYAVWLRPQELYLGKGVAASGPLATRLGLSGVPVAAETIALHTILELMKATGARVHLCRISSAAGLELVRRGKDTGLPLTCDVSINSLHLTDQDIGYFDSRMRLSPPLRQQRDRDALREGLADGTVDALVSDHTPVDEDAKTLPFAEAEPGATGLELLLSLALKWGQESGVGLTRALAVLTSEPARVLGPSLGTLQASCGRLVEGGVADLCVFDPSEHWTVEPAALRSQGKHTPFSGYELPGRLRCTIAAGQLAWEAAAAR; this is encoded by the coding sequence ATGAAGATCCTGATCAAGAACGGCCGGGTGCTCGACCCGGGGTCCAACCGCGACGAGATCGCCGACGTGGCGCTCGCCGCCGGGCGGGTGGTGAGCATCGGCGCCACACCGGCGGGGTTCAACGCCAGCCGCGTCATCGATGCGAACGGCTGCATCGTCGCGCCCGGGCTCGTCGACCTCGCGGTGCGCCTGCGCGAACCCGGCCACGAGCACGAAGGCATGCTCGAGTCCGAGATGGCTGCGGCGGTCGCGGGCGGCGTCACCAGCCTGGTCTGCCCGCCCGACACCGACCCGGTCCTCGACGAGCCCGGTCTGGTCGAGATGCTGAAGATGCGCGCCGAGAAGCTGCACCAGGCGCGCGTGTTTCCGCTCGGTGCGCTCACTCGCGGCCTGGCCGGCGAGGTGCTCACCGAGATGGCCGAACTGACCGAGGCGGGCTGCGTCGGCTTCAGCCAGGCGGAGGTGGGCCTGGCCAATACGCAGGTGATGCTGCGCGCGCTGCAGTACGCCGCCACCTACAACTACGCCGTGTGGCTGCGGCCGCAGGAGCTCTACCTGGGCAAGGGCGTGGCCGCGAGTGGACCGCTCGCCACACGGCTCGGGCTCTCGGGTGTTCCGGTAGCGGCCGAGACGATCGCGCTGCACACGATCCTGGAGCTGATGAAGGCCACCGGCGCGCGCGTGCACCTGTGCCGCATCAGCAGCGCGGCGGGGCTGGAGCTGGTGCGCCGCGGCAAGGACACGGGCCTGCCGCTCACCTGCGACGTCAGCATCAACTCGCTGCACCTCACGGACCAGGACATCGGCTACTTCGACAGCCGCATGCGCCTGTCGCCCCCGTTGCGGCAGCAGCGTGATCGCGACGCGCTGCGCGAAGGGCTGGCCGACGGCACGGTCGATGCGCTGGTGTCCGACCACACGCCGGTCGACGAGGACGCCAAGACGCTCCCGTTCGCCGAAGCGGAGCCGGGCGCCACGGGCCTGGAGCTGTTGCTCTCGCTCGCGCTCAAGTGGGGGCAGGAGAGCGGCGTCGGTTTGACGCGCGCACTGGCGGTGCTCACGAGCGAACCGGCGCGAGTGCTGGGCCCGTCGCTGGGCACGCTGCAGGCGAGCTGTGGCCGCCTGGTCGAAGGCGGCGTCGCGGACCTGTGCGTGTTCGATCCCAGCGAGCACTGGACCGTCGAGCCTGCCGCGTTGCGAAGTCAAGGCAAGCACACGCCGTTCTCCGGCTACGAGCTGCCCGGCCGCCTGCGCTGCACGATCGCGGCCGGGCAACTGGCCTGGGAAGCCGCCGCGGCGCGCTGA
- a CDS encoding aspartate carbamoyltransferase catalytic subunit, producing MLYKRNPQLNRNGELIHLLSIEGLPREIVTHILDTAARFVGVSDREVKKVPLLRGKSVFNLFFENSTRTRTTFEIAATRLSADVINLDIARSSASKGESLLDTIANLSAMAADMFVVRHGESGAPYLIAQHVAPHVHVINAGDGRHAHPTQGLLDMYTIRHYKKDFANLTVAIVGDVLHSRVARSDIHALTTLGCAEVRVVGPKTLVPADMAQMGVRVCHTLEEGIRGCDVVIMLRLQNERMSGALLPSSQEFFKSFGLTPDKLQLAKPDAIVMHPGPINRGVEIDSAVVDGKQSVILPQVTFGIAVRMAVMSIVAGNEA from the coding sequence ATGCTCTACAAACGCAACCCGCAGCTCAACAGGAACGGCGAGCTGATCCACCTGCTGTCCATCGAGGGCCTGCCGCGCGAGATCGTCACCCACATCCTGGATACCGCCGCCCGCTTCGTCGGCGTGAGCGATCGCGAGGTGAAGAAGGTGCCGCTGCTGCGCGGCAAGAGCGTGTTCAACCTGTTCTTCGAGAACAGCACGCGGACCCGCACCACTTTCGAGATCGCCGCCACGCGGCTGTCGGCCGACGTGATCAACCTGGACATCGCGCGGTCCTCCGCGAGCAAGGGCGAGTCGCTGCTGGACACCATCGCCAACCTGTCGGCGATGGCGGCCGACATGTTCGTGGTGCGGCACGGCGAATCGGGCGCGCCCTACCTGATCGCGCAGCACGTGGCGCCGCACGTGCACGTGATCAACGCCGGCGACGGGCGCCATGCGCATCCCACGCAAGGCCTGCTCGACATGTACACGATCCGCCACTACAAGAAGGACTTCGCCAACCTCACGGTGGCGATAGTCGGCGACGTGCTGCATTCGCGCGTGGCGCGATCGGACATCCACGCGCTCACCACGCTCGGCTGCGCGGAGGTGCGCGTGGTCGGCCCCAAGACGCTGGTGCCGGCCGACATGGCGCAGATGGGCGTGCGCGTGTGCCACACGCTGGAGGAGGGCATCCGCGGCTGCGACGTGGTGATCATGCTGCGGCTGCAGAACGAGCGGATGAGCGGGGCGCTGCTGCCCTCGTCGCAGGAGTTCTTCAAGAGCTTCGGCCTCACGCCCGACAAGCTGCAACTGGCCAAGCCCGACGCGATCGTCATGCATCCCGGCCCGATCAACCGCGGCGTGGAGATCGATTCGGCCGTGGTCGACGGCAAGCAGAGCGTGATCCTTCCGCAGGTCACCTTCGGCATCGCAGTGCGCATGGCCGTCATGAGCATCGTGGCCGGCAACGAAGCCTGA
- the pyrR gene encoding bifunctional pyr operon transcriptional regulator/uracil phosphoribosyltransferase PyrR: MSELRLDAEALYRELLRGVPALRGADGRLVGITSGGAWLAQRLQQDLQLPGEAGTISSSMHRDDFAQRGLSASSAQTQLPFDVNDAHIVLLDDVLYTGRTIRAVLNELFDYGRPASVKLAVLVDRGGRELPVQADYAAARVSLPDTQSLELARDAQGRFSFKVA; the protein is encoded by the coding sequence ATGAGCGAACTGCGGCTCGACGCCGAAGCGCTGTACCGCGAGCTGCTTCGCGGCGTGCCCGCGCTGCGTGGCGCCGATGGCCGCCTGGTCGGCATCACCTCCGGCGGCGCCTGGCTCGCGCAGCGCCTGCAGCAGGACCTGCAGCTGCCAGGCGAGGCCGGGACCATCTCCTCGTCGATGCACCGCGACGATTTCGCGCAGCGCGGTCTGTCCGCCTCGAGCGCGCAGACCCAGCTGCCGTTCGACGTGAACGACGCGCACATCGTGCTGCTGGACGACGTGCTCTACACCGGCCGCACCATCCGCGCCGTGCTCAACGAGCTGTTCGACTATGGCCGTCCGGCGAGCGTGAAGCTGGCCGTGCTGGTGGACCGCGGCGGCCGCGAGCTGCCGGTGCAGGCCGATTACGCCGCGGCGCGCGTGAGCCTGCCCGACACCCAATCGCTGGAACTGGCGCGCGACGCGCAGGGCCGCTTCAGCTTCAAGGTCGCCTGA
- the ruvX gene encoding Holliday junction resolvase RuvX, whose amino-acid sequence MSVTATPDVPRHFTTFLAFDYGARRTGVAVGNRLLRTATPQPTIRAEGRARLDAAEQRVREWQPHALVVGVPFHPDGAPHENTERARRFGRQLAARVKLAVYEVDERYSTTEALAGGAADADAGAACVILEQFLRSLE is encoded by the coding sequence ATGAGCGTCACGGCCACGCCCGACGTTCCCCGCCACTTCACCACTTTTCTCGCTTTCGATTACGGAGCCAGGCGCACCGGTGTCGCCGTGGGGAACCGGCTGCTGCGCACCGCGACGCCGCAGCCCACGATCCGCGCGGAAGGCCGCGCGCGGCTGGACGCCGCGGAGCAGCGCGTGCGCGAATGGCAGCCGCATGCGCTCGTGGTGGGCGTGCCTTTCCATCCCGACGGCGCGCCGCATGAAAATACCGAACGCGCCCGCCGCTTCGGCCGCCAGCTCGCCGCGCGCGTCAAGCTGGCGGTGTACGAGGTGGATGAGCGCTACAGCACCACCGAGGCGCTGGCCGGCGGCGCGGCGGATGCCGACGCCGGCGCGGCCTGCGTCATCCTGGAACAATTCCTGAGGAGTTTGGAATGA
- a CDS encoding YqgE/AlgH family protein codes for MPAEPSTINLTHHFLIAMPGLEDASFARSVVYLCEHSSRGALGLVINKPSDIKLKNLFEKVDLPLDRDDLAGAPVFHGGPVQTERGFVLHEAVIAGGEAKPDEPVYASTMTIPGGLEMTTSKDVLEALSTGAGPRKVLVSLGYSAWGEGQLESELAENSWLTVEADPQVIFDTPVEQRYDKALSLLGLQAWMLSPDAGHA; via the coding sequence ATGCCCGCCGAGCCATCCACCATCAACCTGACGCATCACTTCCTGATTGCGATGCCGGGACTGGAGGATGCTTCGTTCGCGCGCAGTGTCGTTTACCTGTGCGAACACAGCTCCCGCGGCGCGTTGGGCCTCGTGATCAACAAGCCCAGCGACATCAAGCTGAAGAACCTGTTCGAGAAGGTCGATCTTCCGCTCGATCGCGATGACCTCGCCGGTGCGCCCGTGTTCCACGGAGGCCCGGTGCAGACCGAGCGCGGTTTCGTGCTGCACGAGGCCGTGATCGCCGGCGGCGAAGCCAAGCCCGACGAGCCGGTCTACGCTTCCACCATGACCATTCCCGGCGGCCTGGAGATGACCACCTCCAAGGACGTCCTCGAAGCCTTGTCCACGGGCGCCGGCCCACGCAAGGTGCTGGTCTCGCTCGGCTACTCCGCGTGGGGCGAGGGGCAGCTCGAATCGGAGCTGGCCGAGAACAGCTGGCTCACCGTGGAAGCCGACCCGCAGGTGATCTTCGACACGCCGGTGGAGCAGCGCTATGACAAGGCGCTGTCGCTGCTGGGCCTGCAGGCGTGGATGCTCTCGCCGGACGCCGGGCACGCATGA